One window of Gloeocapsa sp. PCC 73106 genomic DNA carries:
- a CDS encoding peptidase, which produces MDTLKLLSSDLELDLGDFLPLLQTLIREPSVVGSEDSFFRVLMRELKEVGAQVDYYQGVLVAQGNHPEQLILSAHIDRHGLLCTGPNEFQYAAFIASNKADLNGDSVSEQMMYTVENRFQNQRVQAHLPYTGTYLGQGCIVNSYICPARKNLIFELDGLDFLQPGTPVSFLDRLEVKNGYASAQLDNVLSVAILVYLFRCGFQGTALFTAQEEAGRSWRYALSWFYRQHIATERLIVIDTSPYPTTEAANAQQLVLRHKDASAPFAVGITRELEQLCKTLGINITYKDIYIEEQNLTRTKPHSLGRTELGRLIAASDGKINGTTIQIPTTGYHTPHETASLSSIAAAIKLLMSYI; this is translated from the coding sequence ATGGATACTTTAAAACTTCTCTCTTCTGATCTTGAGCTAGATTTGGGGGATTTTTTGCCTCTTTTGCAAACTTTAATTCGTGAACCTTCGGTTGTGGGAAGCGAAGATTCTTTTTTTCGGGTGTTGATGCGAGAATTAAAAGAAGTAGGTGCTCAAGTTGATTACTACCAAGGCGTTCTCGTCGCTCAAGGGAATCACCCCGAACAATTAATTCTTTCAGCTCACATCGATCGCCATGGTTTGTTATGTACGGGTCCTAATGAGTTTCAATACGCGGCTTTTATCGCTAGCAATAAGGCTGATTTAAACGGCGATTCTGTTTCCGAACAAATGATGTACACTGTTGAGAATCGCTTTCAAAATCAGCGAGTTCAAGCTCATTTACCCTATACGGGTACTTATTTAGGACAAGGATGTATTGTCAATTCCTATATTTGTCCCGCTCGCAAAAATTTGATTTTCGAATTAGATGGCTTGGATTTTTTGCAACCTGGTACCCCTGTTTCTTTTCTAGATCGCTTGGAAGTAAAAAACGGTTATGCTTCTGCTCAATTAGATAATGTCTTGAGTGTGGCTATTTTGGTTTACTTATTTCGTTGTGGTTTTCAGGGAACCGCTTTATTTACCGCTCAAGAAGAAGCAGGAAGAAGTTGGCGCTACGCTTTGAGCTGGTTTTACCGTCAACATATCGCCACTGAACGTTTAATCGTGATCGATACTAGCCCCTATCCTACAACAGAAGCCGCAAACGCTCAACAACTAGTCCTGCGTCACAAAGATGCTAGCGCTCCTTTTGCTGTGGGAATAACCAGGGAATTAGAACAACTCTGTAAAACTCTCGGTATTAATATAACTTACAAAGATATTTATATAGAGGAGCAAAATCTCACCAGAACTAAACCTCATTCTTTGGGACGTACTGAACTCGGACGTCTGATCGCCGCTAGCGATGGTAAGATCAACGGGACAACTATACAAATTCCCACTACGGGTTATCATACTCCCCACGAGACCGCTTCTTTATCTTCTATCGCCGCAGCTATTAAGCTTTTGATGTCTTACATCTAA